A section of the Pseudanabaena mucicola str. Chao 1806 genome encodes:
- a CDS encoding fasciclin domain-containing protein translates to MKANISGNFLIKTATFAIATVSILANVPSLALADTSTISAKPTKLSEVTKKQNIVEIASSNNSFTTLVAAVKAAGLVDTLSGKGPFTVFAPTNEAFAKLPKGTVDFLLKPENKAALVKVLTYHVVPGTIYAKDIQSGSTLVKTVDGSSIKVTKTNKNVVIDNSKVIKADVKASNGVIHVINNVLLPPDLLP, encoded by the coding sequence ATGAAAGCAAACATATCTGGCAACTTTCTAATTAAAACTGCTACATTCGCGATCGCTACAGTGAGCATCTTAGCTAATGTTCCGTCATTAGCACTTGCTGATACCTCTACCATCTCTGCAAAGCCAACTAAGCTTAGCGAAGTTACTAAAAAACAAAACATTGTTGAAATTGCATCCTCAAACAATTCCTTCACAACTTTAGTTGCTGCGGTTAAGGCTGCGGGACTTGTTGATACCCTTTCTGGTAAAGGTCCTTTCACCGTATTTGCCCCAACCAATGAAGCATTTGCAAAATTGCCCAAAGGTACTGTAGATTTTCTTCTCAAGCCAGAAAATAAGGCAGCTTTAGTTAAAGTTTTGACTTACCACGTTGTACCTGGCACTATTTATGCAAAAGATATTCAATCTGGCTCCACTCTGGTCAAAACCGTTGATGGTAGTTCCATTAAAGTAACCAAGACTAACAAGAATGTGGTTATTGATAACTCAAAGGTCATTAAAGCTGACGTTAAAGCTAGCAACGGTGTAATTCATGTCATCAATAATGTATTACTTCCCCCAGATTTGCTGCCATAA
- a CDS encoding diacylglycerol/polyprenol kinase family protein, translated as MPIISDITQTSTLTIQIGAVVIWLGLVFLASEILHHLKQDPELVRKVVHIGTGNVLLISWWLHIPTWLGVTAGVVFSAIALASHRVNILPMLNDVGRKTYGVFYYALSITILVTLLWDSHPQYAVIGVMVMSWGDGMAALVGKRFGKHIFVHLGNKRSYEGSFAMFATSLIVILGVLGITHGIHLSDLGVAIPVAAIAALLEAYSPGGTDNLSVPLSSAALSYFLQNYF; from the coding sequence ATGCCCATAATTAGCGATATTACTCAGACATCTACTCTGACCATCCAAATTGGTGCAGTTGTTATTTGGCTTGGTCTAGTATTTCTGGCTTCAGAAATCTTGCATCATCTCAAGCAAGATCCTGAATTAGTTCGCAAAGTCGTGCATATCGGTACTGGCAATGTCTTGCTAATCTCATGGTGGTTGCATATTCCCACATGGTTGGGTGTTACCGCAGGCGTAGTATTTAGCGCGATCGCTTTAGCATCCCATCGAGTGAATATTTTGCCGATGCTCAACGATGTGGGGCGCAAAACCTATGGGGTGTTCTACTACGCGCTTAGTATCACAATTTTAGTAACTCTGCTTTGGGACAGCCATCCTCAGTATGCAGTGATCGGCGTGATGGTGATGTCTTGGGGTGATGGGATGGCGGCTCTGGTTGGTAAGCGCTTTGGCAAGCATATCTTTGTTCATTTGGGTAATAAACGCAGTTACGAAGGCTCTTTTGCGATGTTTGCGACAAGCTTGATCGTAATTCTTGGAGTTTTAGGAATTACCCATGGTATTCACCTTAGCGATCTGGGTGTTGCCATACCTGTTGCAGCGATCGCCGCTTTGCTAGAAGCCTATTCCCCAGGAGGTACAGATAACCTATCAGTTCCCTTATCTAGTGCAGCTTTAAGTTATTTTCTCCAAAATTACTTTTGA
- a CDS encoding ATP-binding protein: MTNANLPRRESLVNRLIFGLTTSTSLLATATLILLLHIQQGTPELEAFTTWLAIVVLSTGLGSGLFVAISIIRSIQPPLTELAETAEELSLGNLSARSQLDRFDEIGEFAKVFNRMAAQMETKTATLEARDIQFALQSLDRVLVNTTDQYKLIKASLEEICKLTGAQLGSIYLWETPNSRPEGCLVLAAEWGYKTSQALTEIPLGEGIIGQAGQLEEAIIWEGDRLKGQNLVYRTPVGDLLPQSISAYPLMLRSSLVGVLFVGSLTLLSARGRNILQSVGRRLATAISNAQSIETIARQREELTTVFEQLADGVLLSDPAGRILKINSAGRKILSFNAVNDGVPASPVIAKSMEEIVKQFDIRHQDGEPVDLANLVIFRAMSMGEVVEDQVVLRPPEGNEIILSTKAAPLVGTESELIGSVMILRDVTEQRYRDKVMQETNKIMIEQQKRMSILQRLTNLINQQLQDLNVLLESVVEATCDAIMWAEICLIALYNPKENRLTLSAAKGLPNDFPLQASFALDAQNLIAQVFKEGIPIEIKAGESQLVEALPVKSALCVPIESSRSGRLGVLAIGHCCIERASSREDLNLLASFGVQAAIAIGNAQLINQIEAQNAQLLEATQLKSQFLANMSHELRTPMNAIIGFSQVLLRQRRDPLSTSQVDMIERILRNGKNLLDLINDILDLSKIEAGKMEAHPEFFNLDELIHHTCESLQPLATSKSLNFVFENHIGTCAIYHDSIRIKQVITNLVSNAIKFTDSGEVCVELKYVASPSASIVSPSMEVIESNNSPEEGQPSLFATSNILISVRDTGIGIDPEFQRTIFEQFRQVDQSSTRKHGGTGLGLAITEQLVLLMGGTIYLESVVDQGSTFTIELPPRLPQT, translated from the coding sequence ATGACTAATGCCAATCTGCCCCGTCGTGAAAGTTTAGTCAATCGCTTAATTTTTGGGCTAACCACCAGTACATCTCTCCTAGCCACGGCAACTTTGATTCTGTTGCTACATATTCAGCAGGGTACACCAGAACTAGAAGCCTTTACCACATGGTTAGCGATCGTAGTACTGTCTACAGGGCTAGGCTCAGGGCTATTTGTGGCTATTTCCATTATCCGCAGCATTCAACCACCATTGACAGAACTAGCCGAAACTGCTGAAGAACTATCTTTAGGCAATTTGTCTGCGCGATCGCAATTAGATCGTTTCGATGAAATTGGGGAATTTGCAAAGGTCTTTAATCGGATGGCGGCACAGATGGAAACCAAAACCGCTACCCTTGAGGCTCGTGATATTCAGTTTGCCTTGCAATCTCTTGATCGCGTCCTAGTGAACACCACTGATCAATACAAATTAATCAAGGCAAGTTTAGAAGAAATCTGTAAACTCACAGGTGCTCAACTCGGTAGCATTTATCTATGGGAAACCCCAAATTCTCGACCTGAGGGGTGTTTAGTATTAGCGGCTGAATGGGGCTATAAAACCAGTCAAGCACTTACAGAGATTCCCCTCGGCGAAGGGATCATCGGTCAAGCTGGACAATTAGAAGAAGCGATTATTTGGGAAGGCGATCGCCTCAAAGGACAAAATTTGGTTTATCGTACCCCTGTTGGCGATCTCTTGCCCCAGAGTATTTCCGCCTATCCCCTGATGCTCAGAAGTAGCCTTGTAGGAGTGCTCTTTGTAGGTAGCCTAACACTACTTTCAGCGCGAGGTAGAAATATTCTGCAATCTGTTGGTCGCCGCCTCGCCACAGCGATTAGTAATGCCCAAAGTATTGAAACGATCGCTCGTCAGAGAGAAGAACTCACTACTGTCTTCGAGCAGCTTGCTGATGGAGTGTTACTCAGTGATCCAGCGGGACGGATTCTCAAAATTAATTCTGCAGGACGCAAAATTCTCAGTTTCAATGCTGTCAATGATGGTGTACCTGCATCACCTGTAATTGCTAAATCGATGGAGGAGATTGTCAAGCAATTTGACATCAGACATCAGGATGGCGAACCTGTCGATTTAGCGAATCTTGTGATATTCCGTGCCATGTCTATGGGTGAAGTGGTAGAGGATCAAGTCGTTTTACGCCCTCCTGAAGGTAACGAAATTATTCTCAGTACAAAGGCTGCGCCATTAGTGGGTACAGAATCAGAATTAATTGGTAGTGTGATGATTTTGCGGGATGTCACCGAGCAGCGTTATCGCGACAAGGTGATGCAGGAAACAAACAAGATCATGATCGAGCAGCAAAAGCGGATGAGCATTTTGCAACGTCTCACTAACTTGATTAACCAACAGCTACAGGATCTGAATGTTCTCTTGGAATCGGTAGTGGAAGCGACTTGTGATGCGATTATGTGGGCAGAGATTTGTTTGATTGCTCTCTATAATCCCAAAGAGAACCGACTCACATTATCTGCAGCAAAAGGATTACCTAATGATTTCCCTTTGCAAGCATCCTTTGCATTAGATGCTCAAAATTTGATTGCACAGGTATTTAAAGAAGGTATCCCCATTGAAATTAAAGCAGGTGAATCCCAATTAGTGGAAGCACTTCCTGTCAAAAGTGCTCTGTGTGTACCGATTGAGTCAAGTCGTTCTGGGCGTTTGGGAGTTTTGGCGATCGGGCATTGCTGTATAGAAAGAGCTAGCTCACGTGAAGATTTAAATCTATTAGCATCTTTTGGTGTACAAGCAGCGATCGCGATCGGTAATGCTCAATTAATCAATCAAATCGAAGCGCAAAATGCCCAATTACTAGAAGCGACCCAACTCAAGAGTCAGTTTCTTGCAAATATGAGCCATGAATTGCGAACACCGATGAATGCGATTATTGGCTTCTCACAAGTTTTGTTACGGCAGCGCAGAGATCCCCTCTCAACAAGTCAAGTTGATATGATAGAGCGAATTCTGCGTAATGGTAAAAATTTACTCGATTTGATTAATGACATTCTCGATCTATCAAAAATTGAAGCAGGCAAAATGGAAGCACATCCTGAGTTCTTCAATTTGGATGAATTAATTCATCATACCTGTGAAAGTTTGCAACCACTAGCTACTAGCAAATCCCTAAATTTTGTATTTGAGAATCATATTGGTACCTGTGCCATCTACCATGACTCAATTCGGATTAAACAAGTGATTACTAACTTAGTTTCCAATGCAATTAAATTTACAGACAGCGGTGAGGTTTGTGTCGAGCTAAAATATGTAGCATCACCTTCTGCATCTATTGTCTCTCCTTCCATGGAGGTTATAGAATCTAATAATTCACCTGAAGAAGGACAACCATCTCTATTTGCTACCTCGAATATTCTGATTTCAGTCCGTGATACAGGTATTGGGATTGATCCTGAGTTTCAACGGACAATTTTTGAACAATTCCGCCAAGTCGATCAGTCTTCTACCCGCAAACATGGAGGTACAGGCTTGGGATTAGCAATTACCGAACAGCTTGTTTTGCTTATGGGTGGAACGATCTATTTAGAAAGCGTAGTTGATCAAGGTTCTACATTTACAATTGAACTGCCCCCACGCTTACCCCAAACCTAA
- a CDS encoding NAD(P)H-quinone oxidoreductase subunit 4 — protein sequence MSVAEFPWLTTILLFPLIAAFAIPFIPDKYGKTVRSYAVGVSFVELSLIIYAFWSQYNLHEAAFQMSETYTWIPQIGLNFSLAVDGLSMPLILLTGLITTLAIFASWNVSQKPRLFYFLMLCLYSAQIGVFAAQDLLLFFLMWEIELVPVYLLISIWGGAKRLYAATKFILYTALGSIFILVAGLAMAFYGDVTTFNLSELAMKQYPIAFELLAYAGFLIAFGVKLPIFPLHTWLPDAHGEASAPVSMVLAGVLLKMGGYALIRFNIEMLPDAHVYFAPLLAVLGVVGIVYGALAAFAQQNLKRRLAYSSISHMGFILVGLASFNDLGVSGAVLQMLSHGLIAGALFFLAGVTYDRTHTLMMDEMGGIAKIMPKAFALMTASAMASLALPGMSGFVSELKIFLGITTSDVYASNFKTVMIFIAAVGVIITPIYLLSTLRQVFYGKTNSDLRFDKYVSDAKPREVFIAACLLVPIVVIGMYPKLATQTYDVKTVAVTEQARDAFSLVAQSNPHIYSSGFITPQLPHPNTQSLLGIME from the coding sequence ATGTCTGTTGCAGAATTTCCTTGGCTTACAACAATTCTCTTATTTCCTCTAATCGCCGCCTTTGCGATTCCCTTTATTCCAGATAAATATGGCAAGACCGTGCGATCGTACGCTGTGGGGGTTAGTTTTGTCGAACTATCTTTAATCATTTATGCCTTCTGGAGCCAATACAACCTGCATGAAGCAGCATTCCAGATGAGCGAAACCTATACTTGGATTCCTCAAATTGGTTTAAACTTTTCCCTAGCGGTTGATGGTTTATCCATGCCGCTAATCCTATTGACAGGTTTAATTACGACCCTTGCCATTTTTGCGAGTTGGAACGTTTCTCAAAAGCCCAGACTGTTCTACTTCTTGATGCTTTGCCTATATAGCGCTCAGATTGGTGTATTTGCGGCTCAGGATTTACTCCTATTTTTCTTAATGTGGGAAATCGAGCTAGTGCCTGTATATTTGCTAATTTCGATTTGGGGTGGAGCAAAGCGTCTCTATGCGGCTACTAAGTTTATTCTTTACACAGCTCTTGGTTCGATTTTTATTCTTGTTGCTGGTTTAGCGATGGCTTTCTATGGTGATGTTACGACTTTCAATCTATCAGAACTTGCCATGAAGCAGTATCCGATCGCCTTTGAGTTACTAGCCTATGCTGGTTTCTTGATTGCTTTTGGTGTAAAGTTACCAATTTTCCCTCTACATACTTGGTTACCCGATGCTCACGGGGAAGCTTCTGCGCCAGTATCGATGGTATTAGCTGGTGTATTGCTCAAAATGGGTGGATATGCCTTAATCCGCTTCAATATTGAAATGTTGCCCGATGCACATGTTTACTTTGCACCTTTACTTGCCGTTTTGGGAGTAGTCGGTATTGTTTATGGAGCATTAGCAGCTTTCGCTCAACAAAATCTCAAACGCCGCCTTGCCTATTCCTCGATTTCTCATATGGGCTTTATTTTGGTCGGACTTGCATCCTTTAATGATCTGGGTGTCAGTGGTGCGGTATTACAAATGCTATCCCACGGTTTGATTGCAGGAGCATTATTCTTCCTTGCTGGTGTCACCTATGATCGCACCCATACTCTGATGATGGATGAGATGGGAGGTATTGCGAAGATTATGCCTAAAGCATTTGCTTTGATGACCGCTTCAGCGATGGCTTCTCTTGCACTTCCTGGTATGAGTGGTTTTGTGAGCGAGTTGAAGATTTTCCTTGGCATTACCACCAGTGATGTCTATGCATCCAATTTTAAAACTGTAATGATCTTTATTGCGGCTGTTGGCGTGATTATCACCCCAATTTACTTACTCTCAACTTTACGCCAAGTCTTCTATGGCAAGACTAATTCAGATTTGCGCTTCGATAAATATGTTAGTGATGCTAAGCCTCGCGAAGTATTTATTGCGGCTTGCTTGCTTGTGCCAATTGTTGTTATCGGCATGTATCCTAAGTTGGCAACCCAAACTTATGATGTGAAGACTGTAGCAGTCACAGAACAGGCTCGCGATGCCTTCAGTTTAGTTGCTCAGTCCAATCCCCATATTTACTCGTCAGGTTTTATAACACCTCAACTACCTCATCCAAATACTCAATCCCTCTTAGGCATTATGGAATAG
- a CDS encoding aspartate aminotransferase has protein sequence MKTWLKPAQRLEKLPQYVFARLDELKLRAKEQGLDLIDLGMGNPDGATPQPVIDSAIAALQNPKNHGYPPFEGTASFRRAITDWYKRRYNVQLDSEGEALPLIGSKEGLGHLAIAYIDPGDLVLVPSPAYPAHFRGPLLAGGEIYEMILSAENNWLIDLSAIPEEVAQRAKVMYFNYPANPTGAIAPREFFEEAVAFAKKYEILLVHDLCYAELAFDGYQPTSLLEIEGGKDVGVEFHTLSKTYNMAGWRVGFVVGNRHVIQGLRTLKTNLDYGIFSAIQVAAETALQLPDSYLEAVCDRYKERRDFLIAGLGEMGWDIPKTYATMYLWIPVPAGMTSADFALKVLESTGVVFTPGSAFGKGGEGYVRISLIADCDHLGEALNRLKQAGIRYK, from the coding sequence ATGAAGACTTGGCTCAAACCTGCTCAGCGATTAGAAAAACTCCCCCAATATGTTTTTGCTCGCTTAGATGAGTTGAAGTTGCGAGCAAAAGAGCAAGGTCTAGATTTGATCGATTTAGGCATGGGCAATCCTGATGGCGCTACACCTCAGCCCGTAATTGATTCTGCGATCGCTGCTTTACAAAACCCCAAGAATCATGGCTATCCTCCCTTTGAAGGAACCGCTAGTTTCCGTCGTGCAATCACAGACTGGTACAAGCGCCGCTACAATGTGCAGCTTGACTCCGAAGGTGAAGCTTTACCTTTGATTGGATCTAAAGAGGGCTTAGGACATTTAGCAATCGCCTATATTGACCCTGGAGATTTGGTGCTTGTGCCAAGCCCTGCCTATCCCGCCCATTTTCGCGGACCTTTACTAGCAGGCGGTGAAATCTATGAAATGATTCTTAGCGCTGAGAATAACTGGTTGATTGATCTGTCGGCTATTCCTGAGGAAGTCGCTCAGCGAGCCAAGGTGATGTATTTCAACTATCCTGCCAATCCCACAGGTGCGATCGCTCCACGCGAATTTTTTGAAGAAGCCGTTGCATTTGCGAAGAAATACGAGATCTTATTAGTTCATGATCTTTGCTATGCCGAACTTGCCTTTGATGGTTATCAACCTACTAGTTTGCTAGAAATCGAAGGTGGTAAAGATGTCGGTGTCGAGTTTCATACCCTTTCCAAAACCTATAACATGGCGGGTTGGCGCGTCGGCTTTGTAGTGGGCAATCGTCATGTGATTCAAGGTTTACGCACTCTCAAGACTAACCTTGATTACGGCATTTTCTCAGCAATCCAAGTAGCTGCGGAAACCGCTTTGCAACTTCCTGACAGTTATTTAGAGGCGGTTTGCGATCGCTACAAAGAGCGACGTGATTTTCTGATTGCAGGTTTAGGAGAAATGGGTTGGGATATTCCTAAAACCTATGCCACCATGTATCTCTGGATTCCTGTACCTGCGGGGATGACCTCTGCGGACTTTGCTCTTAAGGTTTTAGAAAGCACTGGTGTTGTTTTCACTCCTGGTAGTGCCTTTGGCAAAGGTGGTGAAGGTTATGTGAGGATCAGTTTAATCGCTGATTGCGATCACTTAGGTGAAGCGCTAAATCGCCTAAAGCAGGCAGGTATAAGGTACAAATAA
- the lgt gene encoding prolipoprotein diacylglyceryl transferase, translating into MINLLPLAFEFTSPGPIALEIGSLSIRWYGLLIASAIIIGTVLAQNLAKKRNVDPELVGDLAIWLVLGAIPCARFYYVLFEWHRFQNQPWEKVFAIWEGGIAIHGAIIGGAIAATIFCKRQQISTWLMADIIMPTVILGQAIGRWGNFFNSEAFGSPTDLPWKLFIPINLRPPEFINEPYFHPTFLYESLWNAGVFTILIFTFLKFPKLKTGTITMIYAIAYSLGRFWIEGLRTDSLMIGPLRTAQMVSLIAITAGIFGLIWLYGLRRRFPDTISKEFPTENL; encoded by the coding sequence GTGATTAACTTGCTCCCGCTTGCTTTTGAATTTACCTCCCCTGGACCGATCGCCTTAGAGATTGGTTCACTCTCAATCCGTTGGTACGGATTACTGATTGCTTCGGCAATTATTATCGGCACTGTGTTAGCGCAAAACCTTGCCAAAAAACGCAATGTTGATCCCGAACTGGTTGGAGATCTGGCGATTTGGCTCGTATTAGGAGCAATCCCTTGTGCCCGTTTTTACTACGTCCTATTTGAATGGCATCGTTTTCAAAATCAACCTTGGGAAAAAGTATTTGCCATCTGGGAAGGAGGTATTGCGATTCATGGGGCAATTATTGGTGGGGCGATCGCGGCAACTATTTTCTGCAAGCGCCAACAAATTTCCACTTGGTTAATGGCTGATATCATTATGCCAACGGTGATCCTCGGACAAGCGATCGGGCGTTGGGGAAACTTCTTTAACTCCGAAGCCTTTGGATCTCCCACGGACTTACCTTGGAAGCTATTTATTCCCATAAATCTCCGCCCACCTGAGTTCATTAACGAACCATACTTTCATCCTACATTTCTCTATGAGTCACTTTGGAATGCTGGTGTGTTCACCATCTTGATCTTTACTTTTTTGAAGTTTCCTAAGCTCAAAACTGGCACAATCACGATGATCTACGCAATCGCCTATAGTTTGGGGAGATTTTGGATCGAGGGATTGCGAACTGACAGCTTGATGATTGGACCACTACGTACCGCTCAAATGGTCAGCTTAATCGCAATCACCGCAGGTATTTTTGGCTTGATTTGGCTATATGGCTTACGTCGTCGTTTCCCAGACACCATCTCCAAAGAATTTCCTACTGAAAACTTATAA
- a CDS encoding DUF2232 domain-containing protein, whose product MSTAPPREPRAMVETAFLASTTAMLFLINYYFPLGPLLRMLFPLPTALAYLRWNGRAAWMAMIVTALLLAILMGPTRSIQYIIPHGLVGVTLGYLWKRDFPWSGSLSIATIIGSLGTAFQFAFLSMLLGENLWTYSIVQITGFLNWLMQLLGSLEQPDFAAIQTFAITAIIFSNFAYQLLVHLVAWIVLDRLGNPIPAPPKWIESLLA is encoded by the coding sequence ATGTCCACAGCCCCACCTAGAGAACCTCGTGCAATGGTTGAGACAGCCTTCTTGGCAAGCACCACAGCGATGTTGTTTTTAATTAATTATTACTTTCCCCTTGGACCTCTACTGCGAATGCTATTTCCATTGCCAACGGCTCTTGCTTATTTACGTTGGAATGGTCGTGCTGCATGGATGGCAATGATTGTGACAGCTTTGCTGCTAGCAATCTTGATGGGACCGACCCGCAGTATTCAATATATTATTCCGCATGGACTAGTCGGAGTCACCCTTGGTTATCTCTGGAAGCGAGATTTTCCGTGGTCTGGATCACTGAGCATTGCGACGATCATTGGCTCACTGGGAACAGCTTTTCAATTTGCTTTTCTCTCGATGTTATTAGGCGAGAATCTCTGGACGTATTCAATTGTTCAGATTACAGGATTTCTCAATTGGCTGATGCAGCTTTTGGGTTCACTCGAACAGCCAGATTTTGCTGCTATACAAACCTTTGCGATCACCGCGATTATCTTTAGTAACTTTGCCTATCAATTACTAGTTCATCTCGTTGCATGGATAGTTCTTGATCGGCTTGGCAATCCTATCCCTGCTCCCCCTAAATGGATAGAATCATTGCTAGCTTAG
- a CDS encoding helix-turn-helix domain-containing protein, with amino-acid sequence MINPAETTPTTLTPQSIALSERELQVIELVAAGLTNQDIAVQLAISKRTVDNHISNILTKTKTDNRVALVRWALQWGKVCIDEVNCCIIDTTSTPINNVLNTKELESA; translated from the coding sequence ATGATCAATCCTGCTGAAACCACTCCAACCACTCTAACACCTCAATCGATTGCCCTGTCCGAGCGAGAACTTCAAGTTATTGAATTAGTGGCTGCGGGCTTAACTAATCAAGATATCGCTGTTCAACTAGCAATCAGCAAACGAACTGTCGATAATCACATCAGCAATATTTTGACTAAAACCAAAACTGACAATCGAGTCGCGCTAGTGCGCTGGGCTCTGCAATGGGGAAAGGTCTGCATTGATGAAGTTAATTGTTGCATCATTGACACAACATCAACCCCAATTAACAATGTTCTCAATACAAAGGAATTAGAAAGTGCCTAG
- a CDS encoding HAD family hydrolase, with amino-acid sequence MKKRIFTDFDGPIMDVSERYYQVYLYCLKKICLPEQIVKTLSKSEFWELKRSQVPEKDIANISGFTDDKQQVAFAHLRRATVHTDPYFTYDRLFENAIPALEKAQNEGYDLAVMTMRRRRELEPVLDQYNLRRFFKSDRIFCLDDDYVKTIDTQDKPKLMKIAQASLPEVDEQWMIGDTEADILAAQSYHIPAIAVLSGIRNQTQIEKYRPRTVLTNLTAAIDQILGY; translated from the coding sequence ATGAAAAAACGCATATTTACTGACTTTGATGGTCCAATAATGGATGTTTCAGAGCGCTATTATCAAGTTTATTTGTATTGCTTAAAGAAGATTTGTCTGCCTGAGCAAATAGTTAAAACTTTATCTAAATCTGAATTTTGGGAATTAAAGCGATCGCAAGTTCCTGAAAAAGATATCGCTAATATTTCAGGTTTTACTGATGATAAACAACAGGTTGCCTTTGCCCATTTACGTCGAGCAACCGTGCATACCGATCCCTATTTTACCTATGATCGCTTGTTTGAAAATGCCATTCCTGCTCTCGAAAAAGCTCAAAACGAAGGATACGATCTTGCCGTCATGACCATGCGTCGTCGTCGTGAACTTGAGCCAGTGCTTGATCAGTATAATCTGAGACGTTTTTTCAAAAGCGATCGCATATTTTGCCTTGATGATGACTATGTTAAGACCATTGATACTCAAGACAAACCAAAGTTAATGAAAATAGCTCAAGCTAGTTTGCCTGAAGTCGATGAACAATGGATGATAGGTGACACTGAGGCTGATATCTTGGCTGCACAAAGTTATCATATCCCTGCTATAGCTGTGCTCAGCGGCATCAGGAATCAGACTCAAATTGAAAAGTATCGACCTCGGACAGTACTAACTAATTTAACAGCAGCTATTGACCAAATTTTAGGATATTAA
- a CDS encoding phycobilisome linker polypeptide: MARSFKITAVVPSQTRIRTQRELQNTYFTKLVSYDNWFAEQQRIMKMGGKIIKVELATGKPNTNTGLL, translated from the coding sequence ATGGCGCGGAGTTTTAAAATCACTGCTGTTGTACCTAGCCAAACTCGTATTCGTACACAACGAGAATTGCAAAATACCTATTTCACGAAGCTAGTGTCCTATGATAACTGGTTCGCTGAGCAGCAACGCATTATGAAGATGGGTGGCAAAATTATCAAAGTTGAATTAGCTACAGGTAAACCAAACACAAATACTGGCTTGCTTTAA
- the apcB gene encoding allophycocyanin subunit beta: MAQDAITSVINSADVQGKYLDAASLEKLKNYFATGELRVRASQAIAANSATIVKEAVAKSLLYSDVTRPGGNMYTTRRYAACIRDLDYYLRYATYAMLAGDASILDERVLNGLKETYSSLGVPVVSTIQAIQAIKEVAASIIGSDAGKELGIYLDYISSGLS; encoded by the coding sequence ATGGCACAAGACGCAATTACCTCGGTTATCAACTCCGCCGACGTTCAAGGCAAGTACCTTGATGCAGCTTCTTTGGAAAAGCTAAAGAATTATTTCGCAACTGGTGAACTTCGCGTTCGTGCTTCTCAAGCGATCGCTGCTAACTCTGCAACTATCGTTAAGGAAGCTGTTGCTAAGTCCTTGTTATACTCTGATGTTACCCGTCCCGGTGGCAACATGTACACCACTCGTCGTTATGCAGCTTGCATTCGCGACCTCGACTACTACCTTCGCTATGCAACCTATGCCATGCTCGCTGGTGATGCATCTATTCTTGATGAGCGCGTACTCAACGGTTTGAAAGAGACCTACAGCTCTCTCGGAGTACCTGTAGTTTCAACTATTCAAGCAATCCAAGCGATCAAGGAAGTTGCTGCTAGCATCATTGGTTCTGACGCTGGTAAGGAATTGGGTATCTACCTTGATTACATCAGCTCTGGTTTGAGCTAA
- the apcA gene encoding allophycocyanin subunit alpha has protein sequence MSVVTKSIVNADAEARYLSPGELDRIKSFVTSGERRLRIAQTLTESRERIVKQAGDQLFQKRPDVVSPGGNAYGEQLTATCLRDLDYYLRLVTYGVVSGDVTPIEEIGLVGVKEMYGSLGTPIGAVSEGVRGLKNAASALLSGEDAAEAGYYFDYVIGALQ, from the coding sequence ATGAGCGTAGTCACGAAGTCCATCGTGAATGCAGATGCTGAAGCACGTTACCTCAGCCCTGGTGAACTAGATCGCATTAAGAGCTTTGTAACCTCTGGTGAGCGTCGTCTTCGCATTGCCCAAACTTTGACCGAATCCCGCGAGCGCATTGTTAAGCAAGCTGGTGATCAACTTTTCCAAAAGCGTCCTGATGTTGTTTCTCCTGGTGGAAACGCATATGGTGAACAGCTAACCGCAACTTGCTTGCGTGACCTTGACTACTACCTCCGCCTTGTAACTTACGGAGTTGTATCTGGTGATGTAACCCCAATCGAAGAAATTGGTCTAGTTGGCGTTAAGGAAATGTACGGATCTCTCGGTACTCCTATCGGTGCTGTTTCCGAAGGTGTGCGTGGTCTGAAAAATGCAGCATCAGCTTTATTGTCTGGGGAAGATGCAGCAGAAGCTGGCTACTACTTCGACTATGTAATCGGTGCATTGCAGTAA